From one Lotus japonicus ecotype B-129 chromosome 3, LjGifu_v1.2 genomic stretch:
- the LOC130745616 gene encoding histone acetyltransferase HAC1-like, whose product MKLQAHMTGQISGQVPNQAGSQMPGLTQMNGNALPPQMPPLGGMQRSAINMDPEFQRARAFIQEKIFETLLQRHQQPVSEVQRRKLKDLAKRLEEGMVKAALSKEDYMNLDTLESRLSNLIRRASMNNHNQQQYQQHVSSSPIGTMIPTPGMSHVPNSSMVVSSTMDASVISASGGNSMASTSFNSVNMLPAGGMLGSSLNRSDGLSNGYQQSSTNFSVGSGGNMSTMGVQRIASQMIPTPGFTVSSNHSHMNIDSSANGSSYSSVESTMVSQSQVQQQKQHVGGQSHVLQNLGSSQMSSGMRSGLIQKPFANSNGSINSGLGLIGNNIQLANEPVTSDGYASTYANSPKHLQQHFDHNPKPLVQGDGYGLNNIDTFSSGSFYASGTSSGSMMNTQNTNPVKLPSIQKNSSLISGHTNLHGMQQAAHMKSQTINQLEKLNFQSSLTSRDALMHSQQQYQQRPQQFQQPEHYAQQQFQLKLQSQQPQHLVNNDAFSQSQLSSNLENQVKSELGIEHHKEVLNSHVSEQFHMSEMQSQFQPNSSEDCSRNAQYLTFPSGQHDLASSTPQNSQQMLHPHQLVAESQNNLSCVTVGAQSKAVALNQWPQSQDGDRMPDNNSHDQNLHMDFHQRISVQDEAQCNNLSSDVSNIGQAVASKGSTEVLDSGSTVKKAHRNQQRWLLFLLHARRCSAPEGRCQERFCSMAQKLCKHIEGCTLRHCPYPRCHHTRVLLHHFINCKDPHCPVCVFVRNYRRAFQFKPQIQPERGSSLPSTVNGSCKSYNMIPTSPGLISKPPSIIETAEDMHPSLKRIKIEHNTQSINPENENSASSVPANFESLVSRDAQFQAYPNTEKSVSIKPELTEIKAEVPAHLAHGKLSKMKMDDNNVNEKRPDCEPVKYDEPGNLARQESIKSEKEVGHDKQENVMQQSENAAGTKSGKPKIKGVSLTELFTPEQVRDHITGLRQWVGQSKSKAEKNAAMEHSMSENSCQLCAVEKLTFEPPPIYCTTCGVRIKRNNMYYTMGTGDTRHYFCIPCYNDTRSENLMVDGTPIPKSRLEKKKNDEETEEWWVQCDKCEAWQHQICALFNGRRNDGGQAEYTCPNCYLEEVERGERKPLPQNAVLGAKDLPRTILSDHIEQRLAKRLKQERMERARVQGKSYEEVPGADFLVIRVVSSVDKKLEVKQRFLEIFQEENYPTEFPYKSKVVLLFQKIEGVEVCLFGMYVQEFGAEAQFPNQRRVYLSYLDSVKYFRPEVKAVTGEALRTFVYHEILIGYLEYCKLRGFTSCYIWACPPLKGEDYILYCHPEIQKTPKSDKLREWYLCMLRKAAKEGIVADITNLFDHFFVSNGESRAKVTAARLPYFDGDYWPGAAEDLIYQLRQEEDGRKQNKKGTTKKTITKRALKASGQSDLSGNASKDLLLMHKLGETISPMKEDFIMVHLQHACSHCCILMVSGNRWVCNQCKNFQICDRCYEVELKREERERHPINQREKHALYPIEITEVPSDTKDKDDILESEFFDTRQAFLSLCQGNHYQYDTLRRAKHSSMMVLYHLHNPTAPAFVTTCNICYLDIETGQGWRCEVCPEYDVCNACYQKGGIDHPHKLTNHPSIADRDAQNKEARQMRVSQLRKMLDLLVHASQCRSAHCQYPNCRKVKGLFRHGMHCKTRASGGCVLCKKMWYLLQLHARACKESECHVPRCRDLKEHLRRLQQQSDSRRRAAVMEMMRQRAAEVANNAG is encoded by the exons ATGAAGTTGCAGGCGCATATGACGGGGCAGATATCGGGACAGGTACCCAATCAAGCAGGGTCTCAGATGCCTGGACTGACCCAAATGAATGGGAATGCCCTCCCTCCACAGATGCCACCTTTAGGTGGTATGCAGCGATCAGCGATTAATATGGACCCTGAATTTCAAAGAGCACGCGCGTTTATTCAAGAGAAGAT TTTTGAAACGTTATTGCAACGACATCAGCAGCCAGTTTCAGAAGTACAGAGAAGGAAGCTTAAGGATCTTGCAAAACGCCTGGAGGAGGGCATGGTAAAAGCTGCTCTATCTAAG GAGGACTACATGAACTTGGATACACTAGAGAGTCGCTTATCTAATTTGATCAGAAGAGCGTCTATGAATAATCACAACCAACAACAATATCAGCAGCATGTTAGCTCTTCTCCAATCGGTACAATGATACCAACCCCTGGTATGTCGCACGTTCCAAATTCAAGCATGGTGGTTTCGTCTACAATGGATGCCTCTGTGATTTCTGCCAGCGGGGGTAATAGCATGGCATCGACATCTTTCAATAGTGTAAATATGTTACCAGCTGGTGGCATGCTTGGCAGCTCCTTAAATAGATCTGATG GTTTGTCTAATGGATATCAGCAATCATCTACCAACTTTTCTGTTGGCTCAGGGGGAAACATGTCAACGATGGGGGTGCAGCGGATTGCAAGTCAGATGATTCCCACTCCGGGATTTACAGTCAGCAGTAATCACTCTCACATGAATATAGATTCTTCTGCTAATGGCAGTTCCTATTCCAGTGTGGAGTCTACTATGGTATCACAGTCACAAGTGCAGCAGCAAAAGCAGCATGTTGGTGGGCAAAGTCATGTATTGCAGAACCTTGGAAGCAGCCAAATGAGTAGTGGAATGAGATCTGGTTTGATACAGAAACCATTTGCAAACTCAAATGGTTCTATAAATAGTGGGCTAGGTTTGATTGGAAACAATATTCAACTTGCAAATGAACCTGTCACTTCGGATGGCTATGCCTCAACTTACGCTAATTCCCCTAAACACTTACAGCAGCATTTTGATCACAATCCGAAACCACTAGTGCAGG GTGATGGGTATGGATTGAATAATATTGACACTTTCTCTTCTGGAAGCTTTTATGCATCTGGGACATCCTCTGGGTCTATGATGAACACTCAGAACACAAATCCAGTAAAATTGCCGTCAATACAAAAAAATAGCTCATTGATTAGTGGTCACACAAATTTGCATGGTATGCAGCAGGCTGCACATATGAAGTCTCAAACAATTAATCAGTTGGAAAAGTTGAATTTTCAGTCTTCATTGACTTCAAGAGATGCTCTTATGCATTCTCAACAGCAGTATCAACAAAGGCCCCAGCAATTTCAACAGCCTGAGCACTATGCGCAGCAACAATTTCAATTGAAGCTACAGAGTCAACAGCCTCAGCATTTGGTCAACAATGATGCTTTCAGTCAGTCTCAATTGTCTTCCAATCTAGAAAACCAAGTTAAGTCTGAGCTAGGAATTGAACACCATAAAGAAGTGCTCAATTCTCATGTGTCTGAACAGTTCCATATGTCTGAGATGCAGAGTCAGTTCCAGCCGAACTCATCCGAAGACTGCTCTAGGAATGCTCAATATCTTACATTTCCATCTGGTCAGCATGATTTAGCATCATCAACACCTCAAAATTCGCAACAAATGTTACATCCTCATCAATTGGTTGCAGAGTCTCAAAATAATTTAAGCTGTGTAACAGTTGGGGCCCAATCCAAAGCGGTAGCTCTAAACCAATGGCCTCAATCACAAGATGGTGACCGCATGCCTGACAATAATTCACATGACCAGAATCTCCACATGGACTTTCATCAAAGAATATCGGTGCAGGATGAAGCTCAGTGCAATAATTTATCATCAGATGTTTCCAATATTGGTCAAGCTGTTGCTTCTAAAGGCTCAACTGAGGTGCTAGACTCAGGCAGTACTGTCAAAAAGGCGCACAGGAATCAACAGAGATGGCTTTTATTTCTACTTCATGCTCGTCGATGTTCTGCTCCTGAAGGGCGATGCCAAGAACGCTTTTGTTCTATGGCGCAAAAGTTATGTAAGCACATAGAGGGATGTACCCTGCGACACTGTCCATATCCTCGTTGTCACCATACCAGGGTATTGCTTCATCATTTCATAAACTGCAAGGATCCTCATTGCCCTGTTTGTGTTTTTGTAAGAAACTATCGACGTGCATTTCAATTCAAGCCTCAGATTCAGCCGGAACGTGGATCAAGTTTGCCAAGCACAGTGAATGGCTCCTGTAAATCTTACAATATGATACCTACATCACCTGGATTGATCTCAAAGCCTCCATCGATTATTGAAACTGCAGAAGACATGCACCCATCTCTAAAACGCATAAAGATTGAGCATAACACCCAGTCCATCAATCCTGAAAATGAGAATTCTGCTTCTTCTGTTCCTGCAAATTTTGAATCCCTTGTTTCCAGGGATGCTCAGTTCCAAGCCTATCCCAATACTGAGAAGAGTGTCTCAATTAAACCTGAGCTTACAGAAATTAAGGCGGAAGTTCCGGCACATTTGGCGCATGGAAAGCTGAGCAAGATGAAGATGGATGATAATAATGTGAACGAAAAAAGGCCTGATTGTGAACCTGTCAAATATGATGAACCTGGTAATTTAGCTAGGCAAGAGAGTATAAAATCTGAGAAAGAAGTTGGACATGATAAGCAAGAAAATGTGATGCAGCAATCTGAAAATGCAGCTGGAACCAAGTCGGGTAAGCCAAAAATAAAGGGGGTCTCATTAACTGAATTATTTACTCCGGAGCAAGTCAGGGACCATATCACTGGCCTCAGGCAATGGGTTGGCCAA AGCAAATCAAAGGCAGAGAAGAATGCAGCGATGGAGCACTCTATGAGTGAGAATTCCTGTCAACTATGTGCTGTAGAGAAGCTTACTTTTGAACCGCCACCTATTTATTGCACAACTTGTGGGGTTCGAATTAAACGAAATAATATGTATTATACCATGGGTACTGGTGACACAAGGCATTATTTTTGTATCCCATGCTATAATGATACTCGTTCAGAGAACCTCATGGTTGATGGGACTCCCATTCCTAAGTCAAGattggaaaagaagaagaacgatGAGGAAACTGAGGAATGG TGGGTTCAATGTGATAAATGTGAAGCTTGGCAACATCAAATTTGTGCCTTATTTAATGGTAGAAGAAATGATGGTGGGCAAGCTGAATACACTTGCCCTAACTGTTATCTTGAAGAGGTAGAAAGAGGAGAGCGCAAGCCCTTACCCCAAAATGCTGTTCTTGGAGCCAAGGATTTGCCGAGAACGATTCTCAGTGACCATATAGAGCAGCGATTGGCTAAACGGCTAAAGCAAGAGAGAATGGAGAGGGCAAGGGTTCAAGGGAAAAGTTATGAAGAG GTTCCTGGAGCTGACTTTCTTGTCATCAGAGTGGTTTCATCTGTTGACAAGAAGTTAGAAGTGAAGCAGCGGTTTTTGGAGATTTTTCAGGAAGAAAATTACCCAACTGAATTCCCATATAAATCCAAA GTAGTTTTGCTTTTTCAAAAGATTGAAGGTGTGGAAGTATGCCTATTTGGCATGTATGTTCAAGAATTTGGAGCTGAAGCTCAATTTCCCAATCAGCGCCGGGTGTATCTTTCATATTTGGACTCTGTGAAGTATTTCAGACCTGAGGTTAAAGCAGTGACTGGAGAGGCACTTCGAACATTTGTTTACCATGAAATTCTG atTGGATACCTTGAATATTGCAAGTTACGTGGTTTCACAAGCTGCTATATATGGGCTTGTCCTCCATTAAAGGGTGAAGATTATATTTTATATTGCCATCCAGAAATTCAGAAAACACCAAAATCTGATAAGCTTCGTGAATG GTATCTATGCATGCTAAGAAAAGCTGCTAAGGAGGGTATTGTGGCCGATATCACAAACTTGTTCGATCATTTCTTTGTATCTAATGGTGAAAGCAGAGCTAAGGTTACTGCTGCAAGACTGCCATATTTTGATGGCGACTACTGGCCTGGAGCTGCAGAGGATTTGATTTATCAGCTTCGCCAAGAGGAAGATggaagaaaacaaaataaaaaaggaacAACTAAAAAGACTATAACAAAAAGGGCTTTAAAAGCATCTGGTCAGTCAGATCTTTCAGGAAATGCATCAAAAGATCTGCTCCTCATGCACAAA CTTGGTGAAACCATTAGCCCGATGAAGGAGGATTTTATTATGGTTCATTTGCAGCATGCATGCAGCCACTGCTGTATTCTAATGGTGTCTGGCAACCGTTGGGTTTGCAACCAGTGCAAGAATTTTCAGATTTGTGATAG GTGTTACGAAGTAGAGCTAAAGcgtgaagagagagaaagacatCCTATTAATCAGAGGGAGAAACATGCTCTTTATCCG ATCGAAATTACTGAGGTACCGTCCGATACAAAGGACAAAGATGATATTCTTGAGAGTGAATTCTTCGACACCAGACAGGCATTCCTGAGTCTTTGCCAGGGGAATCATTACCAGTATGATACGCTAAGGCGGGCCAAACATTCTTCTATGATGGTCCTCTATCATCTTCATAATCCAACTGCTCCTGCATTTGTGACAACTTGTAATATATGCTATCTTGACATAGAAACTGGTCAAGGTTGGCGTTGTGAAGTTTGCCCTGAGTATGATGTATGCAATGCTTGTTATCAAAAGGGTGGCATTGATCATCCTCATAAGTTGACAAATCATCCGTCAATTGCGGATCGTGATGCTCAGAACAAAGAAGCAAGGCAGATGCGAGTATCACAG CTACGGAAAATGCTTGATCTCCTTGTGCATGCGTCCCAATGCCGTTCGGCACATTGCCAATATCCAAACTGTCGCAAGGTGAAGGGGCTCTTCCGCCACGGGATGCACTGCAAAACGCGTGCTTCTGGAGGTTGCGTCCTCTGCAAGAAAATGTGGTATTTGCTTCAACTTCATGCTCGTGCTTGCAAAGAATCTGAATGCCATGTACCGCGATGCAG AGATTTAAAAGAACATTTAAGGAGGTTACAGCAACAGTCTGATTCACGGCGTAGAGCTGCTGTAATGGAAATGATGAGGCAGAGAGCTGCTGAAGTCGCCAACAATGCTGGATGA